From the Perca fluviatilis chromosome 11, GENO_Pfluv_1.0, whole genome shotgun sequence genome, the window GCTGCAGGCCAGGCTGGAGGGCAGCCCAAAGTCCTCACAATTCAGCTGCAGGTGCAGCAGCAACCTAACCAACAAGGAGGAATTAAGGTAAAGAGAGAAGTGTTTTAGAGTTTGAAAGTAGCCCCACCTGTTTTGTTAATCAGATTATCACTGGTAATTTCCCATAGTACATGTAATTTCTTTCAGCTCTTGTTTTTGACAAGTTGCTCTGAGCTCTGATGTTCTCTTTTATGGTAGTGTGAAGTGCTGTCTTAATGCAAGCTGCTAGTTATTTTCTATTGATGCAATGGAAAGGGGGTGTTAAaggtagagatgcaccgatagacccgccggtgaccggaattggccggttttcacatGCTCGGGCcatgaccggcaggtcagtctggcatatgccgatttcatgccggtcaatactacaattaactgacaacataagttatacgagttacagttctcaaggacgcacgcacgcgacagcacagtcgcttatttgtgtgtgctgtaaagtggttagaaacaAATTTAATCgtaatcggctaaaatcggtatcggctggcctaaatCGGAATAGaactagaaagttgtaatcggtgcatctctagttaaaggtctttttttgttttactgatgataataatagaAGCAAAAGTTTTATTGACATCCGTCTACTTACAGTCAAGTTTTCAACCATTCCCCAGTAGACAGTTATTTCAAATGGTGCATTCTGAAATCTGACCCCCTGTGCCATGTTGCTGCCTGGCAAAATTCCCCCAGCTATCACAACAAATGTGGCTCTATGGGGCCAATACTTTTGTTTGCTAAAATTTGTGTTGGACTAGAGTATTTGTTTCGGCTTGTTTCAGACGTTCAAATTTAATATTGCTTTTACAGTCCACCACAAATGAACAATGGCTACTTTTGTGTAGCTAGGACAAATCAGTCCAAATGATGAACATTCCCACATTGGCTCTACTACCTGGTATTCATTAGCAGTTCATTTTAACTCTAGCTTCTTTTATTAGCCGTATAAGGACAttcattgtttttaatgtatCAGTACACTTTAGCCAGTGACTTTCTGATGCAGTGGAGTGGGCAAGTTCTGGAGAACTTCTTTATCTGGAGATAAAGAAAACTGTAGGAATTCTTTTAGATTTCTTAGTTATATAAGACTGAATAATTTAAGGAAAATTGGCAAATACGTTTGTTTGCTGCCTTATTCAGAGTCTGATATGAAAGATCAACATCGGTTTCATCTCTGTTTATTCAGATCTAGTCTTGCATGtcagtatggtctggctacgcTGCTTATCTATTTATCAATCTGACTGTTGCTAAAACGCCAAACAAGCAGATTTCACAAAATGTTCTTTAAAACCACGACAATTCTCAGATCATATACTGTAACTGCTTAAGTGTTTTATACTTTTGTAAATTTACTTTGGATATTTTCAAAGGGGACTGTGACTTGACATCTCTCTTCTTTCCCTCTCACAGTACCAGCTGGTCTCAGGAGCTGGCGCTGGCAGCCCACAGGTGTTGCAGATCTCGCAGGGCCAAGGAGGACAGAGAGTTGCAGTGCCACTCAAAATGCTACTGCAGCCACAGGTAGACCTCCCAATTACATTTTTGGATCAGCacaaatttaaatgattattaaaaatgtaatgattAACTTTCAACAATAaacttttaacaataattacttctttcaccagtaaattgttgttaagagaagaagaaaaaaaaacagatgagtAAAGGGTATTTtataataactttgaatgcaccacgaggtttaccagttttaagtaaacgcaacatttagtcccgtctgtgttgtttctccaacaacagcagtgaccgggtgctagtttgtgtcttttagctcagagctttagcagcagacggttgtacgtcccgctgttggaatcctataCAGTGACATACAGTCACACGTTTACACCCTTTAGCTGTCAGCCtttttaatccagttactactgtagctaacggtaggctaacgttaactgctgtgtaacgtgttattagtgtttactagcgtgacatgcagcgatgtttctgttgcctctaacgtgggtttcggagcatcagagagcagcacagACATTAAAGTGGCACcgtaatgaggcaccgaaattcgCGTTGCTATTTTGTCCGGTAGCTAGATACCGGGCATCGGAGTTAAACATGCAGCGTTTACGCGAACAGAAAAttgtgttgcctgtatcttttcacaACTGCAAATGCGCGTGTGCGGAATGCGGTCGCACAGcagctgaaatgttgtgttgcgCACAAATGTAGCGTTTAAAATTTACAGAGACAACCAAATAGAATATTGACTGCTTTTGAAATAAGATTTTCCAGTTTtaagttttgatttgtttttatatattaaaaaaacacaaatattgaaCAGGTGGTTGCCAAAGGGATCAACCAGAGACCACGAAACGGTTGCCAATTGACTGAATCTGGTTGCCCCGGGCAACCGTTACTGTTGAGCCCTTTCTCCAGATATGCATTGACATTTTCCTTATTTTATCTACATACATCTCTATTGTATAGAGGGGGGCTTAAGGGTTTCTCTGTTCTTCTGCACTCTCAAACGTTCTCCTTCACACAGACAAGCTCGGCATCCTCGGCTGGCGGCACAGTATCTGTGGTAAAGGTCATCAACACGTCTGCTGCAGGCCCCTCCACTACAACCACCACGCCGTCCCAGGCCATCCGCATCACCAAGGCCCCTGGCGAGCCTGCCTCTGTGCGACGGGTGGAGATCCTCTGCAAGCAGGAGAAAGCAAACCGTATTGTGGCTGAGGCTATAGCCCGGGCCAAAGCACGCGGGGAGAAGAACCTGCCCAGAGTCCTCAACCAGGATGAGCTTCCAGCCACACAGACCTCCCCAGAAGTGGGGGGCACTGTGACTGTAGTGACTGCTGCTAAGAAAAAGTCCAGCGGAGGAGGAAACAAGAAGAAAAGTCCTGTAGCTGGAGGGACAACGCCCAAAAGCACTGGGGGGCAGTGCAAGAGCAAAGTGAAGACCCCAGGAGGAACAACTGGAGTGGCTGGAGGCACAGTAATACCTGGGGCTGGGAACAAGAGCAAAAGCAAGACTAAGACAAAGTAAGTGATATGTATGCAAGGAGTTGATGAGAGAGGAAATAATTTGAATGTAACTTGCATTGCATTGCTTGGAAATGTGGCCTTGTAGAAAACAATATTCTTTACTTTCTGCGACTTtattctgtctttgtctgtcctctctctccctccacctTCCCGCAGCACTATTACTCTAGTGGgagcaaagaaaagaaagagaaatgcATCCTCGGACCACTCTGATGGGGAGTTGAGCCCTGCCTCGCCTACTGCTCTGGATGATGACTTGATTACGGTACAAACGCACACATAAATAAGATCAGCACACTTTTATAAATGAGATAGGTTAATGGTCTGGTGAAGTGAACTGACCTGATGAACCTACGTCTAGCGTAGAAGAGTACTTTAGTGGTTCTTGTGGGAGAATGCCAGCATTCAAACGTGACTGTAATTGTTTACATAGGATGATATTGTTCCAAATGACTGATTTGCAGTAAAACCTGTTTTACTATCAACACAATTTACAAAGCATTCTTCTGTTTTTGTCTAAATTGAAGTGGAAGAAATGGTGCACACAGGTGGAACGATGAATCATGTTCTGATGTctcttgtggtgtgtgtgcgcccATTTGGATTTCTGTCTTCGTCTGCTTGACCTTTAAAAACACGCTCAATTTACGCCTCTGTCTTCTGGCCAGAAGAGGCGCTCCAATCGTGTGGTGAAGAGGAAGAAGTACACTGAGGACCTGGATATCAAGATAacagatgatgaagatgagCAGGAAGATGTAGATGTTACTACAACTGCGGCAGCTGTGGCCTCCATCAGTGGTGGGAGTGCAGCGCAGCTTAAACAGGAGCTAGAGCTGGATGTTGAAGGACAGCCCAGCATGCAGTTCTTTGTGGTGAGTGTACAAGTGTTTTAACAAAGTGACTTCTTCTCCGATGAGATTGAAAAGATTTCATAAAGAGATGGACAATGGTTTAACTGTGATTGGTTTgtacatagggctgggcaataaatcgatattatatcgatatcgtgatatgagactagatatcgtcttagattttggatatcgcaATATCGTAAATGGCTACATGTCGTCCAGCCCTATTTGTACGTGATGTGTATTTGCAATGTTGCATTTCAACATTAAGAGGGTTGAAGGTGTGTAGGTCAACAGTCTTCAGTGtattacttttaattttttttacaggaaAACCCAAGTGAGGAAGATGCTGCCATTGTAGACAAAGTTCTGGCTTTGAGGTTAACCAAGAAGGAAGTATGTTTATTCCATTTATTTAATTCCAAAACAATTCTTTAATCATTTGAATCTAATTTTGAGAATACTAAAAACCTGTTCTTGTCTTCAAGGTGTGTCCGGGCCAGTACACCACTGTTGAGGAATTCTTTGTAAAATACAAGAACTAGTAAGTTTTGATATTTCAATAAATTACTTTGGCTTTCCCACTTACTTGACAATTTCTATTTCTTGAGACATCCACATGAGTACAACTTTATTCTCTTGTTCTCAGTTCCTACTTACATTGTGAGTGGGCCAGTTTGGCTCAGCTGGAGAAAGATAAGAGGATCCATCAAAAGATCAAGAGGTTTAAGACCAAGCACGCGCAGATGAGGCACCTCTTCCAGGAGGTGAGATGGGAGCACATGCTGAAACCTCTTTATTTTAGGATGTAGTTCAGCTGCTTGAACTATAACTTTGAACATATTTCTACTGTCTCTGACCCTGTGGTTCTGTCCAGGATGAGGAGGCTTTTAACCCAGACTATTTAGAGGTGGACAGGATCCTCGATGTTTCCCACAGTGTGGACAAGGACAATGGCGAGGTGAGAGACCAGGCCGTGTCAAGAAATCACTTTTACAGCTGGACAATAGAGCTTACCTCTCTTAACTTATAACTTTATAACTcttgtgctgtttttttgtcaGATATATGACCCTTTCATCAAGTAGCATGTTTGCAATAGTTAAATACCTTTTTTCACTCTTTTCCCTCCAGCCTGTTATCTACTACTTGGTGAAGTGGTGCTCTCTGCCTTATGAAGACGCCACTTGGGAACTGAAGGAGGACGTGGACGAGGGCAAAGTCGAAGAATTCAAGAAGATCCAAAACCGACAACCTCGCCTAAAACGAACGGTAAGTTGTCAAGTGGAAGATGGCCAGGAGTGGTTTTTaccttcttctcttcttttcatgcctttttttttttttttttttccttctctctccttcagCCACGGCCATCTGCCAGTTCATGGAAGAAGTTGGAGGAGACAAGAGAATACAAAAATGGCAACATACTTCGAGAGTACCAACTTGAAGGAGTCAACTGGCTGCTCTTCAACTGGTACAACAGGTATGtatcacacacaggcacacactacATTCCATGTTGACCTTCAGCAAAGTGCATTTTGAAGCCACATTTAAACAGTTGTAATTAAACCACTGTAATTaaagtagtagcagtagcaacTATAGAATTATGGGTGTAGTATAGCATAACATGAAGCGACAACATGTCATTATATTCTGGAAGAAGCTGGTCCATTTGGAATGATGCTTGTTGATGGCTTCTCCCAAGGCTTCACTAATTACTCTTTCGGTTTCTTGTCTCTCAGGCAGAACTGTATCCTGGCAGATGAGATGGGTCTGGGAAAGACCATCCAGTCTATCGCACTGCTGGCTGAGGAGTATGATGCTGGTGTCCAAGGCCCTTTCCTGGTCATCGCTCCCCTCTCCACCATCACCAATTGGGAGAGGGAGTTCAGCACGTGGACCGACATGAATGCTATCGTCTACCACGGCAGCCTGGCCAGCCGACAGATGATCCAGCAGTATGAGATGTACTGCAAGGATGACAAGGTGGAGTTATTGATTATGATTGTTGTTGATTAATTTTCCTGATGTTAAAAGCGTCTACTGAAAAATGCCATTCTGTCTACAGGAGCACTTGATCCCAGGTGCGTACAAGTTTGACGCCCTCATCACAACATTTGAGATGGTGTTATCGGACTGCCCAGAGCTGAGGGAGATCTCCTGGCGTTGTGTGATCATTGATGAGGCTCACCGCCTCAAGAATCGCAACTGCAAACTGTTGGACAGCTTGAAGATGCTGGATCTGGTGAGTGGACCAGAGCCGAATGTGGGTTTTGGAACAAACCCAATGGTCAAACGTGCAGAGAGTTAGAGGATGCTGGTTGTATGTTTAAATGTTGCACTTAAGAAATACATGCAGTTTTAATTGGATTAAGACTGTTGCTTGTTCTCTAATGCACTTACTGAGAAACAAGGAGTTTGACATTGATATTAATTTGAACTTAATTTGAACTTTTCCTCATCTGCggtgttctttttttctctcccttcttATATCCTCATTCTTTCTTCTGTTCctactgtattttaattttaattttttttttatgttccttCGGCCTGATGAATATTTGGTCCTACCTCCCCCTTCTTCCTTCACTTCCTCTTCTCCCTCTGTCCTTCTCTACCTACCTTCTATTTGTGTTCTGTGGTTTTTCTCCCAGGAACACAAAGTGTTGTTGACTGGCACTCCTCTCCAGAACACTGTAGAGGAACTCTTCAGTCTGCTTCATTTCCTGGAGCCTACTCAGTTCCCATCTGAGACTGAATTCCTCAGAGACTTTGGAGACCTCAAAACAGAGGAACAGGTGTGAAATATACACTCATGTTGCATTGACActcatattcacacacaatctTCTTTGTCTTGTGCATCTGCCCattgtattgttattgtttagACCTTACTGagcaaatctttttatttttttttcgggTCCACAGGTTCAGAAGCTGCAGGCCATCTTAAAACCCATGATGTTACGAAGGCTCAAAGAGGATGTTGAGAAAAACTTGGCACCCAAACAGGAGACCATCATTGAGGTTAGTTTAAATAGTGCACAGTCAGTGTAAACTCTGAACTGTGTTAGGAGATCTGAACGACCCAAACGACGACAACTATTTGATTCTTTGACTGTGTTTTCTCTCAGGTTGAGTTGACGGATATCCAGAAGAAGTACTACCGGGCCATCCTGGAGCGGAACTTCAGTTTCCTCAGTTTAGGTGCAAACAGTAACAGCAATGTTCCCAACCTGCTCAACACTATGATGGAGCTACGCAAGTGTTGCAACCACCCCTACCTCATCAATGGTATTGCATCACAATATTAACTCAATATTGGCCTTTGTACTGGACGTCTTGCTGTCtgcatgtatgtttgtttgttatatTCAGGCCCAGAAATATCTATTTCCAATAATTGCTGACCTGAATTGTTGCCGTATTGTCCATATTGTCATTTGAAGAGCAATTAAAGTATTAACAATAAGCAGTCTGAGCTGAATTTGCTCATGACAAGCtagcataataataaaattcaTAGCATAATAAAATGGTACCCCTGTCCCTCTTTTGTCCAGGCGCGGAGGAGAAGATCGTAGCTGAGCTGCGGGAAGTGTACGACCCCATGGCGCCCGACTTCCATTTGCAGGCCCTTATTCGTTCGGCCGGCAAGCTGGTGCTACTAGACAAGCTGCTGCCTCGCCTCAAGGCTGGTGGCCACAAAGTGCTCATCTTCTCCCAGATGGTGCGTTGCTTAGACATTCTGGAGGACTACCTCATCAACAAGAGGTAAGAAGGCCAAGGTGTATTTTAATGCAActgatgtttatttatttatttatttatttaatatatattgtCATAACTGTTCAAAGGATGTGCTAATGTAAGTTTgttcacttatttttttttacagatatcTTTATGAGCGAATTGATGGCAGAGTGCGTGGGAACTTACGACAAGCTGCCATCGATCGCTTCAGCAAGCCTGACTCGGACCGCTTTGTCTTCCTGCTGTGTACCCGTGCTGGCGGCCTGGGTATTAACCTCACTGCTGCTGACACCTGTGTTATATTTGACTCTGACTGGAACCCTCAAAATGACCTGCAGGTACACGATTGTACTGTTCTGTCTGGTATAAAGTTAGTTCAATGAGactgcaacaacaaaacactctttatatttattaattttacatgtatgttttacattCCCAGTGTTCAAAACTTgaaaccattcttttttttttttttttttgtgtcagcaGCTTCATATGATGTTCTTTTGAccctacttttatttttatatcagGCTCAAGCACGGTGTCATCGTATTGGCCAGTCTAAGGCGGTCAAGGTCTACCGTCTGATCACGAGGAACTCTTACGAGAGGGAGATGCTGGATAAAGCAAGTCTGAAGCTTGGCTTGGACCGTGCCGTCCTGCAGAGCATGAGTGGCAACAAAGAAAGTAACGTCAACGGGGTAAGAAAACCTACCAGTCATTAACTCAAACTGCCAGGTCATTGTTGGGTTGGGCAGTTGTATTACatcttgtttatttaaaaaaaaaaaaaaaggtgtgctTAATCTAGTTTGAGCTGCTTCCTTAAATGGCTTTTTGTGCCGCTTTTAGCAGATCCAGCAATTCTCCAAGAAGGAGATTGAGGACCTGCTGAGGAAGGGAGCCTACGCTGCCATCATGGATGAGAATGATGAAGGCAGTCGCTTCTGCGAGGAGGACATCGACCAGATCCTTCAGCGTAGAGCCACCACCATCACCATCGAGAGCGAGGGCAAGGGCTCCACGTTCTCCAAGGCCAGCTTTGTGGCCTCTGAGAACCGCAATGACATTGCCCTCGATGACCCAGAATTCTGGCAGAAGTGGGCCAAGAAAGCCGACATAGACATGGACTCCATGAATCGAAAGGTAAGTcccatgtgttttatttttttattttttttattttgtgtgaagTTTTACAGTGCTGATTGCCACAGCATGTGAAATACTGTAATTGTTTTCTAGTTGAAAGTAATTATGTAGTTGTATTCTTGTATATATGCTTATAAATTGCTTAGAGTAATATGTAATGGACTAAAAGTTAGGTCTCCCCCCACAGAACACCCTCGTGATTGACACTCCCAGAGTTCGCAAGCAGACCCGCCAGTACTCCACTTTACGAGGTGAAGGTGGAGACCTGTCTGATCTGGACAGCGACGATGAGTATCCACCGGCCAATTCCAGACAGTCGCGTGCCTCGCGGCGCTCCGACCGCCACAGTGGAGGGGGTTACGGCCGCACTGACTGTTTCAGGGTGGAGAAACACCTGCTTGTCTATGGGTATCTAGGCTTTGTCGCTCAATGTCTCAATGTTTACTCTTTACTCTCGTCCCTTGTTCTCCCCCTCTTAcgtgttttcttcttctcctccagtTGGGGTCGCTGGAAGGACATCTTATCCCATGCCAGATGTAAGCGTCGTCTGAGTGAACGTGACGTGGAGACGATCTGCCGTGTCATCCTGGTCTTTTGTCTGCTCCACTATCGTGGGGATGAGAACATCAAGAGTTTCATCTGGGAGCTCATCACACCGCCAGAGAACGGGCGTGAACCCCAAACACTACTCAACCACTCTGGTAGGAGCTACACACAGTCGCTCACAAAATGTTTTAAGTAGGATCTCCTCTTTCTCGACTGAAAAAGTGGATAAATTAGTTGgtttggtagagagagaaaacacactCTTATTTGATCCATAGCCTtctttgttgtctgttgtttgaaatgtttgaaatgaACTGTataattttctctctctgcctagGCCTGTCTATACCTGTTCCCAGAGGCAGGAAGGGTAAGAGGGTAAAGGCCCAGAGCACATTTGATGTTCAGAAGGTGG encodes:
- the chd8 gene encoding chromodomain-helicase-DNA-binding protein 8 isoform X5 produces the protein MADPIMDLFEDTPLFNLDALPDDSFSQGSSDPVEEALKLALGQVDPPTEPELTVNAGLGVSVAAPAIPDPAPVQVPTQQPVPVATDRTVTIAAAPTVAPVPAPTPINTVPQIQAQTTIPIVSSTSVVTSSTVLLSSPLTVSSSPITTTTATTQQLTQITHQFTPQQLAAITQQAGGKIVILKGPQGQAQVLQTVSGATGQTTGKVIRVLSGTPLKPGMSILQGGTVLNQASPGQAQVKVGAAGVQRLMQSPNGPVKQMVLTSMPQQTQGQTVQVQIPAQTQMAQGQTQVQAQATQIQVQTQGQVQLQPAMQAQTQGGEAKRITLVLQQPSQAGSAATAGQAQQQLTQVQQVQTAQGGQQQHQIPARLVLGQLPGGKLVLQGSQLAALTQARAAGQAGGQPKVLTIQLQVQQQPNQQGGIKYQLVSGAGAGSPQVLQISQGQGGQRVAVPLKMLLQPQTSSASSAGGTVSVVKVINTSAAGPSTTTTTPSQAIRITKAPGEPASVRRVEILCKQEKANRIVAEAIARAKARGEKNLPRVLNQDELPATQTSPEVGGTVTVVTAAKKKSSGGGNKKKSPVAGGTTPKSTGGQCKSKVKTPGGTTGVAGGTVIPGAGNKSKSKTKTNTITLVGAKKRKRNASSDHSDGELSPASPTALDDDLITKRRSNRVVKRKKYTEDLDIKITDDEDEQEDVDVTTTAAAVASISGGSAAQLKQELELDVEGQPSMQFFVENPSEEDAAIVDKVLALRLTKKEVCPGQYTTVEEFFVKYKNYSYLHCEWASLAQLEKDKRIHQKIKRFKTKHAQMRHLFQEDEEAFNPDYLEVDRILDVSHSVDKDNGEPVIYYLVKWCSLPYEDATWELKEDVDEGKVEEFKKIQNRQPRLKRTPRPSASSWKKLEETREYKNGNILREYQLEGVNWLLFNWYNRQNCILADEMGLGKTIQSIALLAEEYDAGVQGPFLVIAPLSTITNWEREFSTWTDMNAIVYHGSLASRQMIQQYEMYCKDDKEHLIPGAYKFDALITTFEMVLSDCPELREISWRCVIIDEAHRLKNRNCKLLDSLKMLDLEHKVLLTGTPLQNTVEELFSLLHFLEPTQFPSETEFLRDFGDLKTEEQVQKLQAILKPMMLRRLKEDVEKNLAPKQETIIEVELTDIQKKYYRAILERNFSFLSLGANSNSNVPNLLNTMMELRKCCNHPYLINGAEEKIVAELREVYDPMAPDFHLQALIRSAGKLVLLDKLLPRLKAGGHKVLIFSQMVRCLDILEDYLINKRYLYERIDGRVRGNLRQAAIDRFSKPDSDRFVFLLCTRAGGLGINLTAADTCVIFDSDWNPQNDLQAQARCHRIGQSKAVKVYRLITRNSYEREMLDKASLKLGLDRAVLQSMSGNKESNVNGQIQQFSKKEIEDLLRKGAYAAIMDENDEGSRFCEEDIDQILQRRATTITIESEGKGSTFSKASFVASENRNDIALDDPEFWQKWAKKADIDMDSMNRKNTLVIDTPRVRKQTRQYSTLRGEGGDLSDLDSDDEYPPANSRQSRASRRSDRHSGGGYGRTDCFRVEKHLLVYGWGRWKDILSHARCKRRLSERDVETICRVILVFCLLHYRGDENIKSFIWELITPPENGREPQTLLNHSGLSIPVPRGRKGKRVKAQSTFDVQKVEWIRKYNPDTLLLDDSYRKHLKHQCNKVLLRVRMLYYLKQEVIGEHADAVLKGADSRDVDIWMPEMEQQEVPAGWWDTEADRSLLAGVFKHGYEMYTTMRADPCLCFLERAGRPDDKAIDAEQHTGDGELGDDADYDKYSEDPEFKPASRHAKDLFEEPDSMNVDDEISVEDKVGPVISESFSSQSGACDWPSSSSLTARLRRLITAYQRSYRQEQLKMEAEAKGDRRRRRCEQASKLKEIARQERQQRWTRREECDFYRVVSTFGVEKIKKELGLSEGGDPDFDWNRFRTFARLDKKTDESLSRYFRSFVAMCRRVCHLRPARGEDLAELSQTVAPITEERASRTLYRISLLRRLRERVLPHPSLEERLPLAPTSSELPAWWNIPEHDRQLMLGAALHGVSRTELSIYSDPQFTFSQAREQFIQNQQAPPPPPQAPPIMPLSQPKTEEDVPIVKEEGAEEDARLLGGEISVALQSTPLSQHEAKARGPGWSLKRSRGRVGKTGGRKGEGGSDSDSDSDSGSSSSGRSGSSDESAESEEEVERAGMKLCDVDEENSLLSMTPSQDGILPPDPLRVDWPKDRVLINRLDSLCTLMLTGQWPSGRRYMPEAPLNPSSELAGDEMAYTRVIRKPSSTPGGPGEDGEDGEFTVKLLKEEGLKLTFSKQALMPNGSGGESSGRKRRKDQELLVNRSKRKRRRRADKALTGSEKVKVINMRTGKKVGAAFCPMLQDLREYLEENPDNAVAPDWSETVRNSGFLPETLLHRLLTEHSEIPKKSRRRHHHHHHHHHHTPEPSSEVGLDGVEEETLVSDGAYMMDEEDLETSHHFLTSPDFDVKMEGGDSLSQGDYDSSDQEALLDDVIIAQKDSDSSSSSED